One Solanum lycopersicum chromosome 2, SLM_r2.1 genomic region harbors:
- the LOC101249046 gene encoding polygalacturonase QRT3, translating into MSLSISSLIGILTFNSFKEMMKPFFCLAFFIFLLNYFVVKEANGSLRELKLYEFKKGLEDKHFQYSSSFIYSSPPSTPPQPSIPTSHSIKSEGGVIYPIGYGADPRGTSDSSEAIKEAIDDALKLQNNGFVLLPGISDLGGLIIDLQGGNYKINNPIVFPPGIGNIVVKGGTLRASDTFPDDRHLIELWSQDSPKPIKDYNISHHHSNIFDRRDQNVAIRYEGITFHDILFDSGYRGGGLYIIDSARIRVTSCFFVHFNTEGVLVLRGHETFISNTFMGQHPTVGGDRGERDFSGIAIDLASNDNAITDVTIFSSAIGIVLRGEANIVTGVHCYNKATYFGGVGILVKASQNRIDNCYLDYNSIVIEDPFLVHISNGYFLGEGNIVLKAINGRIFGLNVINNMFSGNPTKMTPMLSLDGEFIDIDQVVIDQNNVNGMSLKSTSGKLSVGGNGTKWIADFSSILVFPNKINHVQYSFYCRGGVVGFPVHAITNVSSNVVVIESDKIVDGVVSVFVDQHNIVGEKNFFM; encoded by the exons ATGTCACTCtctatttcttctttaattGGAATTCTTACATTTAATTCTTTCAAAGAAATGATGAAGCCATTTTTTTGTTTAGCATTCTTCATTTTTctacttaattattttgttgtaaAAGAGGCAAATGGTTCTCTTAGAGAGTTGAAGctttatgaatttaaaaaagGACTTGAAGACAAACATTTCCAATATTCTTCCTCTTTTATCTATTCATCACCACCTTCAACTCCTCCACAACCTTCTATTCCCACCTCCCACTCCATAAAG AGTGAAGGAGGTGTTATATATCCAATAGGGTATGGTGCAGATCCAAGAGGAACAAGTGATAGTAGTGAAGCTATAAAAGAGGCTATTGATGATGCATTGAAATTGCAAAATAATGGATTTGTATTGCTTCCTGGTATTAGTGATCTTGGTGGTCTCATTATTGATTTACAAGGTGgaaattataaaatcaacaatCCTATTGTATTTCCTCCTGGCATTGGCAATATTGTG GTAAAAGGGGGAACCCTAAGAGCATCTGATACATTTCCAGATGATAGACATCTAATTGAACTATGGTCACAAGACTCTCCCAAGCCCATCAAAGACTACAACATTTCCCATCACCATAGTAACATTTTCGATCGACGTGACCAAAACGTCGCGATTCGCTATGAGGGCATTACGTTCCATGACATCCTCTTCGACTCAGGTTATCGAGGAGGAGGTCTATATATCATTGACTCAGCTAGAATTCGCGTAACAAGTTGCTTCTTCGTTCACTTCAACACGGAAGGAGTCCTCGTCCTGAGGGGCCACGAGACCTTCATATCGAACACGTTCATGGGACAACATCCAACCGTTGGCGGAGACAGAGGTGAGAGAGATTTCTCAGGCATAGCAATTGATCTTGCTAGCAATGACAATGCAATTACTGATGTTACAATCTTTTCATCAGCAATTGGAATTGTACTTAGAGGTGAGGCTAATATTGTCACAGGGGTACATTGTTATAACAAGGCAACATATTTTGGTGGAGTTGGTATTTTAGTTAAAGCATCACAAAATAGGATAGATAATTGTTACCTTGACTATAACTCTATAGTCATTGAGGACCCTTTCTTAGTTCACATCTCAAATGGATATTTTCTTGGAGAGGGAAACATTGTTTTGAAAGCGATTAACGGTCGAATTTTCGGGCTAAATGTGATTAACAACATGTTTAGTGGTAACCCTACAAAAATGACACCAATGTTGAGTTTGGATGGAGAGTTTATTGATATTGATCAAGTTGTTATTGATCAAAATAATGTGAATGGGATGAGTTTGAAGTCTACTAGTGGAAAATTAAGTGTTGGTGGAAATGGGACAAAGTGGATAGCTGATTTTTCATCAATTCTTGTGTTTCCAAATAAGATAAATCATGtacaatattcattttattgtaGAGGAGGGGTTGTTGGATTTCCAGTACATGCTATAACAAATGTATCAAgtaatgttgttgttattgagAGTGATAAAATAGTTGATGGTGTGGTGTCAGTTTTTGTTGATCAACATAATATTGTGGGTGAAAAGAATTTTTTCATGTGA
- the LOC101265794 gene encoding polygalacturonase QRT3 encodes MGEKTWALSLFFIFACLSNVYGNVHSYDHQLRKLQAFTAEIASRDSISPFPSPSPTRFSPSPSSPSVITVTPSPKVYHVTSYGADPTGKLDSTQAILQAISDALEGPSNGFLMQGISNLGGAQINLEGGNYLISQPLQFPIVSRGNLMIHGGTLKASDDFPRDGYLLDLSTSSSNGPEFLFEFITLRDLLLDANFRGGGIQVINSLRTSIDNCYITHFTTNGIIAKGGHETYIRNSFLGQHITAGGDKGERNFSGTAINLAGNDNSVTDVVIFSAEIGVIVSGQANLLSGIHCYNKATGFGGTGIYLKLPGLTQTRIVDSYLDYTGIVAEDPVQLTISNTFFLGDGFVKLKSINGVVNGVNIVDNMFSGSNKGIDIVQLDQSNGPFKTIEQVVVDRNNVKGMNLKGTIGSGVVEGNGTSWTMDFNPILVFPNLIKHVQYTFFPSGNVFVNHALRNISNNKVIVESNVQVPARVLVTVDQGK; translated from the exons ATGGGAGAAAAAACATGGGCTTTGTCCTTGTTTTTTATCTTTGCTTGTCTATCCAATGTTTATGGAAATGTTCATTCATATGATCATCAATTGAGGAAATTACAAGCTTTTACAGCTGAAATTGCTAGTCGCGATTCGATTTCTCcttttccttctccttctcctacTAGATTTTCTCCAtcgccatcatcaccatcagtAATAACT gtTACACCAAGTCCAAAAGTATATCATGTAACATCATATGGTGCTGATCCAACTGGAAAATTAGATAGCACACAAGCTATTCTACAAGCAATTTCTGATGCACTTGAAGGTCCATCTAATGGTTTCTTAATGCAAGGAATTTCAAATCTTGGTGGTGCTCAAATTAATCTTGAAGGtggaaattatttaattagccAACCATTACAATTCCCTATTGTTAGCCGTGGCAATCTAATG ATTCATGGAGGTACCCTAAAAGCTTCAGATGATTTTCCAAGAGATGGATATTTACTCGATTTATCGACATCTTCAAGCAACGGTCCTGAGTTTTTATTCGAATTCATAACTTTAAGAGATTTATTACTTGATGCAAATTTCAGAGGAGGCGGTATACAAGTGATAAATTCACTAAGAACAAGCATTGACAATTGTTACATCACACATTTCACAACAAATGGTATCATAGCCAAAGGTGGACATGAAACATACATTAGAAATTCATTTCTTGGACAACATATCACTGCTGGTGGTGATAAAGGGGAGAGGAATTTCTCCGGCACCGCGATAAATCTAGCGGGAAATGATAATTCTGTTACTGATGTAGTGATATTCTCAGCTGAAATTGGTGTAATTGTATCAGGTCAAGCAAATTTGTTATCAGGTATACATTGTTACAATAAGGCTACAGGATTTGGTGGGACTGGAATTTACTTAAAACTCCCTGGTTTAACACAAACAAGGATTGTGGATTCTTATTTGGATTACACTGGAATTGTGGCAGAGGATCCTGTTCAACTCACAATTTCAAACACATTTTTTCTTGGAGATGGATTTGTTAAGTTGAAGTCAATAAATGGTGTTGTGAATGGAGTTAACATAGTGGATAATATGTTTTCTGGATCAAATAAAGGGATTGATATTGTTCAATTGGATCAAAGTAATGGACCATTTAAGACAATTGAACAAGTTGTGGTGGATAGAAATAATGTTAAGGGGATGAATCTCAAGGGCACAATTGGAAGTGGAGTTGTTGAAGGGAATGGTACATCATGGACTATGGATTTTAATCCAATTCTTGTATTTCCTAACCTTATTAAACATGTTCAGTACACGTTTTTCCCTAGCGGGAACGTGTTCGTTAATCATGCTTTGAGaaatatatcgaataataaggTTATCGTTGAATCTAACGTTCAAGTTCCAGCAAGGGTTCTCGTGACGGTGGATCAAGGGAAATGA
- the LOC101265197 gene encoding ribosome biogenesis protein NOP53 isoform X2: protein MTSFYVYNPDLSVKRKIEKHREKVLRYDSILQSNAFVEPVPSSTGKKSKKKSKLQIAKDTAQQGQKDSSGGDSGMVDIWNDKDELVIKTKKKPKTSVIPAVEVEPPGCSFNPPSESHQDALACAVADEMQKIYRNELGPEPIPLVVPGEVVNEEDMYFLEADSGSDTENENLVEDGKTDLDKRPQKPKMLTQVEKNRRARRKEQLKAEAEATKAAQLSKEIDSLPDIIQEIEREEGEKQKRHLRRVTAIKEKLKSCPPRLGKRKFVPAPAQVLLSEEITGSLRKLKGCCTLARDRFKSLEKRGLVVPSKKSSRK, encoded by the exons ATGACAAGTTTTTATGTCTACAATCCAGATCTTTCTGTCAAACGGAAAATTGAAAAACACCGGGAGAAAGTACTTCGATATGATAGTATACTACAAAGCAATGCCTTTGTTGAACCTGTACCTTCTTCAACTGGGAAGAAATCCAAGAAGAAAAGTAAACTTCAGATAGCCAAGGATACTGCTCAACAGGGTCAAAAG GATTCGTCTGGTGGAGACTCTGGCATGGTTGACATTTGGAATGATAAAG ATGAACTGGTCATCAAAACCAAAAAG AAGCCCAAGACTTCTGTTATACCTGCTGTGGAAGTTGAGCCTCCAGGATGCTCATTCAATCCTCCATCCGAAAGTCATCAG GATGCATTAGCTTGTGCTGTTGCAGAtgaaatgcagaaaatttataGAAATGAATTGGGTCCGGAGCCTATTCCATTGGTTGTTCCTGGAGAGGTAGTCAATGAAGAAGAT ATGTATTTCCTTGAAGCGGACAGTGGGAGTGACACGGAGAATGAAAATCTAGTGGAAGACGGAAAAACAGATTTGGATAAAAG GCCGCAAAAGCCCAAAATGCTGACTCAAGTTGAGAAGAATCGACGGGCTAGACGCAAAGAACAGTTGAAAGCAGAAGCTGAAGCAACAAAAGCAGCACAACTCTCCAAAGAGATTGATAG CTTACCGGATATTATTCAAGAAATAGAGAGAGAGGAAGGAGAAAAACAGAAACGACATCTACGTCGTGTCACTgctataaaagaaaaactaaaatcttGTCCACCACGCTTGGGAAAGCGCAA ATTCGTGCCTGCTCCTGCTCAGGTTTTACTGTCTGAAGAGATTACTGGTTCCCTGCGTAAATTAAAG GGATGTTGCACCCTTGCAAGAGATCGATTTAAAAGCCTGGAGAAAAGGGGACTAGTTGTTCCTTCAAAAAAGAGTAGCAG GAAATAG
- the LOC101265197 gene encoding ribosome biogenesis protein NOP53 isoform X1 — translation MGKNKSSRKGKKAWRANISTEDIEDFFDNSTKDALSGGSLAQVPSDSLFYVDKSRDLSVKRKIEKHREKVLRYDSILQSNAFVEPVPSSTGKKSKKKSKLQIAKDTAQQGQKDSSGGDSGMVDIWNDKDELVIKTKKKPKTSVIPAVEVEPPGCSFNPPSESHQDALACAVADEMQKIYRNELGPEPIPLVVPGEVVNEEDMYFLEADSGSDTENENLVEDGKTDLDKRPQKPKMLTQVEKNRRARRKEQLKAEAEATKAAQLSKEIDSLPDIIQEIEREEGEKQKRHLRRVTAIKEKLKSCPPRLGKRKFVPAPAQVLLSEEITGSLRKLKGCCTLARDRFKSLEKRGLVVPSKKSSRK, via the exons ATGGGGAAGAATAAGAGCTCAAGGAAAGGGAAGAAGGCATGGAGAGCCAACATAAGTACGGAGGATATTGAAGATTTCTTTGACAACTCCACTAAAGATGCTCTTTCAGGCGGTTCTCTTGCTCAAGTTCCCAGTGACTCTCTCTTTTATGTCGACAAATCCAGAG ATCTTTCTGTCAAACGGAAAATTGAAAAACACCGGGAGAAAGTACTTCGATATGATAGTATACTACAAAGCAATGCCTTTGTTGAACCTGTACCTTCTTCAACTGGGAAGAAATCCAAGAAGAAAAGTAAACTTCAGATAGCCAAGGATACTGCTCAACAGGGTCAAAAG GATTCGTCTGGTGGAGACTCTGGCATGGTTGACATTTGGAATGATAAAG ATGAACTGGTCATCAAAACCAAAAAG AAGCCCAAGACTTCTGTTATACCTGCTGTGGAAGTTGAGCCTCCAGGATGCTCATTCAATCCTCCATCCGAAAGTCATCAG GATGCATTAGCTTGTGCTGTTGCAGAtgaaatgcagaaaatttataGAAATGAATTGGGTCCGGAGCCTATTCCATTGGTTGTTCCTGGAGAGGTAGTCAATGAAGAAGAT ATGTATTTCCTTGAAGCGGACAGTGGGAGTGACACGGAGAATGAAAATCTAGTGGAAGACGGAAAAACAGATTTGGATAAAAG GCCGCAAAAGCCCAAAATGCTGACTCAAGTTGAGAAGAATCGACGGGCTAGACGCAAAGAACAGTTGAAAGCAGAAGCTGAAGCAACAAAAGCAGCACAACTCTCCAAAGAGATTGATAG CTTACCGGATATTATTCAAGAAATAGAGAGAGAGGAAGGAGAAAAACAGAAACGACATCTACGTCGTGTCACTgctataaaagaaaaactaaaatcttGTCCACCACGCTTGGGAAAGCGCAA ATTCGTGCCTGCTCCTGCTCAGGTTTTACTGTCTGAAGAGATTACTGGTTCCCTGCGTAAATTAAAG GGATGTTGCACCCTTGCAAGAGATCGATTTAAAAGCCTGGAGAAAAGGGGACTAGTTGTTCCTTCAAAAAAGAGTAGCAG GAAATAG
- the LOC101264888 gene encoding choline-phosphate cytidylyltransferase 1 — translation MENGGGGGEDPQLEPPPQPQRRLKPIPPNPPPTDRPARIYADGIYDLFHFGHARALEQAKKLLPNAQLLVGCCNDEITHKFKGKTVMNEKERYESLRHCRWVDEVIPDAPWVVTPEFIEKHRIDYVAHDALPYADASGAGNDVYEYVKSIGKFLETKRTDGISTSDLIMRIVKDYNEYVMRNLDRGYSRTDLGLSYVKEKRLRVNRGLKKLHERVKKQQEKVEEKIQTVAKHRNIWVENADRLVAGFLEMFEEGCHKMGTVIRDRIQEQMRTKSIKGLLYDKEEDDDEYDYYYGSSDDDEEYYDGEDEE, via the exons ATGGAGaatggaggaggaggaggagaagatcCACAATTAGAACCACCACCACAGCCGCAGCGACGGTTGAAGCCGATCCCACCGAATCCACCGCCAACAGATCGGCCGGCTCGTATTTACGCCGACGGAATCTACGATCTCTTTCACTTCGGACATGCTCGCGCCCTCGAACAAGCTAAGAAACT ATTGCCTAACGCTCAGCTTCTTGTTGGATGCTGCAATGATGAAATCACTCACAAATTCAAGGGAAAAACTGTTATGAATGAAAAGGAGCGATATGAATCTTTGCGCCACTGCAG ATGGGTTGATGAAGTTATTCCAGATGCGCCTTGGGTTGTAACCCCAGAGTTCATTGAGAAACATCGGATTGACTATGTGGCACATGACGCTCTTCC TTATGCGGATGCAAGTGGAGCTGGAAATGATGTTTACGAGTAT GTTAAGTCCATTGGTAAGTTCTTGGAGACCAAGCGGACTGATGGAATATCTACTTCAGATTTAATAATGAGGATTGTAAAAGACTACAATGAATATGTGATGCGCAATTTGGACAGAGGATATTCAAGAACGGATCTTGGTCTGAGCTACGTGAAG GAAAAAAGGCTGAGAGTGAACAGGGGTTTGAAAAAGTTGCATGAGAGAGTAAAGAAACAACAAGAGAAAGTGGAAGAGAAG ATACAAACAGTAGCAAAGCATCGAAATATTTGGGTGGAGAATGCTGATAGATTGGTTGCTGGTTTCCTTGAGATGTTTGAAGAGGGTTGCCACAAAATG GGAACTGTCATAAGAGACCGAATTCAAGAACAGATGAGGACCAAGAGTATAAAAGGGCTTCTATATGACAAAGAAgaggatgatgatgaatatGACTACTATTACGGGAGCAGTGACGATGATGAAGAATACTACGATGGTGAAGATGAAGAATAG